Genomic window (Pseudomonas xantholysinigenes):
GTGAGCTGCGGGCAAGGTTTTCCAGCAGGGCGTTGTACTGTTTCATGGGGGCAGGGCAATCCGGCAGGCCTGGAAGGCGTCGATATCAAATGGATATTACCGCCGATGCTCAGCCTCCACAGGGGGTATGACAAATTAATAGGCGGCGGGCGGACCGTCGCCGTGCAGCAAGTGCTGGAACTGTTCGGCCGAGACCGCGTGGGAAATCAGGAAACCCTGCGCCTGGTTGCAGTCGACCTTGCGTAGCATCTCCAGCTCCTGCGGCGTCTCGACGCCCTCGGCGACCACGGTCAGGCCAAGCTTGTGGCCCAGGGCGACGATGCTGGCCAGGGCCGAGGCCAGGCTTTCGCTCTCATCGCAGCGTTGCACCAACGCTCGGTCGATCTTCAGTTCCGTGAATGGCGTCGACACCAGGCTCATGTACGAGCTGTAGCCCTTGCCAAAGTCATCCTGCGACAGCCCGAACCCCTTCATGCGCAAGCGACAAGCGCCAGCGTAGAAGTTGCTCAGGTCCTCGGGGATCGAGCACTCCATCAGTTCGAAGCACAGCTTGCCGGGCACTCCCTGGTGATGCAGGACGAACGCCAGCAGCCGGTCGGCCAGGTCGTGGCTGTTGAGCAGATGGGTCGGCAGGTTGATCGACACCGGAATGTCATACCCCTGTTCGCGCCAGCGGGCCTGGGCGTCCATGGCCTGCTTGAGCATGACCCACAACAGGCGTTCCTCCAGGCCGAAGGCATTGAGGGTCGGCAGGAAGGCGCCCGGCAGCAGCACCCCTTGCTGCGGATGCATCCAGCGCACCAGGGCCTCGGCGGCGACGATACGGCCATTGTGCAAGGACTTCTTGGGTTGGAACCAGGCCTGGAAGGCGTGGCTGTTCAAGGCTTCGACCAAGGTCTGGCGATCGAACTCGA
Coding sequences:
- a CDS encoding EAL domain-containing response regulator codes for the protein MKRFNILIVEDHPFQHMYLQHLFNELGSFHLEAARDGQEALERLRLRDFDLVLTDLLMPGMDGVQFIQHLTGLRHKPGLAIMSAASRRMLMAASLVAKNLGVDVLGLISKPVEPSALRNLIEQLQLRRQSDAQTTPATLEFDRQTLVEALNSHAFQAWFQPKKSLHNGRIVAAEALVRWMHPQQGVLLPGAFLPTLNAFGLEERLLWVMLKQAMDAQARWREQGYDIPVSINLPTHLLNSHDLADRLLAFVLHHQGVPGKLCFELMECSIPEDLSNFYAGACRLRMKGFGLSQDDFGKGYSSYMSLVSTPFTELKIDRALVQRCDESESLASALASIVALGHKLGLTVVAEGVETPQELEMLRKVDCNQAQGFLISHAVSAEQFQHLLHGDGPPAAY